A single genomic interval of Pelagerythrobacter marensis harbors:
- a CDS encoding DUF5818 domain-containing protein, with protein MPRGARHVETGILRPSQYGLYALEMDGGGIWQLDVGWGWKARKLVGQRVTVEGTRAGFNLLDVRRIKIKGEGRSR; from the coding sequence ATGCCGAGAGGAGCGCGCCACGTGGAGACGGGCATTCTGCGCCCGTCGCAATACGGCCTGTACGCACTGGAGATGGACGGTGGCGGTATCTGGCAGCTTGACGTTGGCTGGGGGTGGAAAGCTCGAAAGCTCGTCGGTCAACGCGTTACGGTCGAAGGCACCCGGGCAGGGTTCAACTTGCTGGATGTGAGGCGGATTAAGATCAAAGGCGAAGGCCGATCAAGATAA
- a CDS encoding ATP-binding protein — translation MFDDLVLGIAGQVIGHQYKSSTKPKPVGVRGLLLGKENVIADCAASFKELEAAYPRKHIRVRYVTSHIASVSDKGRFGVKGRDSQDFFLEKDRHPDWSLLDWRASVWQPIIDELVSASGLDEHDFERFFHRFEIELGAPRTIELNHTLDASVRGQIVELARAIGDLVGRAEGKTSWTRRELLDELGWPDRFRQRFEHRFPLGAHVQSNEQSEAELEAALKNHSSGYICLLGSPGTGKSTLLERFVQSGPNRKVVRYLAYVPGTAQGQGRGNDANFLADLNSQLISSGFQASRVKDDTLEQRRETFQRLLQQAGKEFETSGQSTIIVIDGLDHVPREEKPVASFLRALPLPASIPEGVVFVLGSQRIDLEDIPREVREQASLPDRKIEIAPLTEAAVSEMVTSIGLASEIDSAEVFSVSLGHPLVTQYLLGKLLVADAEERRVLLDGGFEFDGDLEKVYQAAWREAEGADREVAKVLVTLSFVEGRIEPELLAACLSSSAVDNTFKLAHHLIDHYNRGWLIFHNSFRLFLRQKTITLYGAPDPDFTVIAIYRRLAKVAKSAPATSAQRWLEFRYRYLANDHAEAAAIACRRYFVTQFIDGRRSDEVSNDIEDAFACLDAGETPVQLFDLMLAKDEVWRRQQALEMAEQLVAAQIAAGDLYSAEAQLDANHVAGDEWLVVKALLEDGQPERARAIFDRENPWDWYDDHHSGGEDSANKWADFAVVLLDDEQIERRIKMPDVKGDNDKQSFYGQTRQQYLDELRFALARAMLRHDPNCSVDDVVSRFIIMAGAHPILYAESAEAKVRASRYEEALACLGDYEKCQGIEDVHGSWHLHAANLAIACRHSELATRLFAKAKIPDLCNLEHRSEEVADAVRYLIRYCVVAAQLGASPPQPALPKEHLFKAIQNHAVRLGTRIGKLRQDAADATTGVSAQIKSSLEFIAGAVADRRDDVLLDYHVRKADQPLFDAICEIVRLSPDAAPDFASNFEACLKLSVCTFRGSLPIVRKFTETMFNFDGDAAAAVARLERSRREVDGARSPQEAIDGLAELAIVFGKIGLQERARELLHEMRKMSLGSYAAAKKDGQYLLWADLLELANRMDPAQAAERSFMMLRLVAGVDDSDAHDQAWRISKTVLVEAIASGQEEAWDAFEWAKATGVWRWDALVDAVARGIMRRRPDLSIPIAITWTALCLPYYDEVYNSVTRTGEYLRELVSATPEAQLPEVERIIVAGIERDARSELRPRLLRAFRDALADCGPISPLVSAAVDRWNAEPAFDTEYSSDEKVLPDYFQLQSFEDVEQAVALERQRREAQTSVYYGNFVNGTLGKRIGRIIQERPWPEVHAFALRNPELVRDRPIKEALARAAIAAGEVDYAETSLLPERPERDGWGGWASRDTLEYHKARHVLGFADAHKRAQDDFVRDLSEGGYGTGSALYSIDEIYPMLYKDIDWPALWDRLAEQVDGYRDYQKVEPIPRNDDVAHDDIDLLTRLFLEAVTFGVSDPCEQATNGLLELVRAGAPELFCRTCSRLLEGEGHAVQLGARLLIEAHDNQAVATKFRHELGKLTAHEDTCVAAIGEILADFWGVDAHMEAADLPPLYSLELPPLDETSGRSLRDEASLGPVIDDPAAWTEGFNQWLEALSRYSEVPVSTLRRRVAQLINQWGGVEKYGAKATKQLENSLSPLGLLLPFVRPHIGICLRAFHVVVGELWRASRLSERDVDVLLHRLTGAPVLPPHVPQLSRPVDIDWPTFPEDTWSTDGIEWIEAEDIRRHCVSPAVVGEWARLVMYKSNSLYTEEMLVARGIEDGAFEDLDRAIGKLPIAFWAAGRMMVDSERAAEMVGIVNLRTSLVGNRPEVLIFDPLLAQMLGWHLSADNPFTFVDSQGKAMATTRFWRDGWQQEMKHARAFRWAEGQRVELTEAGQAEVERQGCLPPSVTARWRTHKPHSSKTELASQWRSDGEVL, via the coding sequence ATGTTCGACGACCTTGTTCTGGGGATTGCTGGGCAGGTTATCGGGCATCAGTACAAATCCTCGACCAAGCCAAAGCCGGTTGGAGTTCGTGGACTGCTTCTGGGCAAGGAAAACGTCATCGCGGATTGTGCCGCCTCCTTCAAGGAGTTGGAGGCCGCATATCCTCGGAAGCACATCAGGGTGCGTTATGTCACATCGCATATCGCATCGGTCAGCGACAAAGGTCGGTTTGGCGTCAAAGGACGGGATTCACAGGACTTCTTTTTGGAGAAGGATCGGCATCCCGACTGGTCGCTGCTAGATTGGCGCGCTTCCGTCTGGCAACCTATCATCGACGAGCTAGTCAGCGCTTCAGGTCTCGACGAGCACGATTTTGAGCGCTTTTTTCACCGCTTCGAGATCGAACTGGGCGCCCCTCGGACAATTGAACTGAATCACACCTTGGATGCCTCGGTTCGCGGGCAAATCGTGGAGCTTGCCCGAGCAATTGGAGATTTGGTGGGGCGTGCCGAAGGGAAGACCTCTTGGACCCGTCGGGAACTACTCGATGAACTTGGATGGCCAGATCGGTTCCGGCAGCGCTTCGAGCATCGTTTCCCGCTTGGAGCACATGTTCAAAGTAATGAGCAAAGCGAAGCCGAACTCGAAGCAGCGCTGAAAAATCACAGCTCGGGATACATATGCCTGCTGGGTTCTCCGGGAACCGGAAAATCGACTCTGCTTGAACGCTTCGTTCAATCCGGCCCGAACCGCAAGGTCGTTCGGTATCTCGCCTACGTTCCAGGGACCGCGCAAGGTCAAGGGCGAGGTAATGACGCAAATTTTCTGGCAGACCTCAACAGTCAGCTCATCAGCTCGGGATTTCAAGCAAGCCGAGTTAAGGACGACACCCTCGAACAGCGACGCGAGACATTTCAAAGGCTACTCCAGCAAGCTGGAAAAGAATTTGAGACGAGCGGCCAGTCGACCATCATCGTGATCGATGGCCTGGATCATGTGCCTCGAGAAGAGAAGCCAGTCGCAAGTTTCCTTCGCGCGCTACCACTCCCAGCGAGTATCCCGGAAGGCGTCGTCTTCGTTCTGGGAAGTCAGCGAATTGATTTGGAGGACATTCCTCGCGAAGTGAGAGAACAAGCCTCACTTCCCGACCGAAAGATTGAGATTGCTCCCCTCACCGAGGCCGCCGTCAGCGAGATGGTCACTTCGATCGGACTCGCCAGCGAGATTGACTCAGCAGAGGTGTTTTCAGTCAGTTTAGGCCATCCGCTGGTCACGCAGTATCTGCTAGGAAAACTCCTCGTTGCCGATGCGGAAGAACGAAGAGTTCTCCTCGATGGGGGCTTCGAGTTCGACGGTGACCTAGAGAAGGTTTATCAGGCTGCCTGGCGCGAAGCTGAGGGAGCAGATCGCGAGGTAGCGAAGGTTCTTGTCACGCTAAGCTTCGTCGAAGGGCGAATAGAACCCGAGTTGCTAGCGGCTTGTCTATCCAGTTCAGCCGTCGACAACACCTTCAAATTAGCGCACCATCTAATCGATCATTACAACCGTGGTTGGCTGATCTTCCATAACAGCTTTCGTCTGTTCCTACGCCAGAAGACCATAACGCTTTATGGGGCCCCCGACCCGGATTTCACTGTCATTGCGATATATCGCCGGCTCGCAAAAGTTGCCAAATCGGCCCCAGCCACCAGCGCACAACGATGGCTCGAATTTCGCTACCGGTATCTGGCTAATGATCACGCCGAAGCAGCCGCGATCGCTTGCCGTAGGTACTTCGTGACCCAATTCATAGATGGTCGAAGAAGCGACGAAGTTAGCAATGACATTGAGGACGCATTTGCCTGCCTCGATGCTGGCGAGACACCCGTGCAACTTTTCGATCTGATGCTTGCAAAGGATGAAGTCTGGAGGCGCCAACAAGCCCTAGAGATGGCGGAGCAACTTGTCGCAGCGCAAATCGCTGCGGGTGACCTTTATTCTGCCGAAGCACAACTCGACGCCAATCATGTAGCTGGAGATGAATGGCTGGTGGTCAAGGCTTTGCTTGAAGATGGCCAGCCTGAGCGCGCGCGGGCAATCTTTGACAGGGAAAATCCTTGGGACTGGTATGACGACCATCATTCGGGAGGAGAAGACTCCGCGAACAAATGGGCGGATTTCGCCGTGGTCCTGCTCGATGACGAGCAGATCGAACGCCGTATCAAAATGCCTGACGTCAAAGGTGATAATGACAAGCAATCATTCTATGGCCAGACGCGACAGCAATATCTTGATGAACTGCGCTTCGCGCTTGCAAGAGCCATGCTTCGCCATGATCCGAATTGCAGCGTCGATGACGTGGTCTCCCGGTTCATCATCATGGCTGGAGCGCACCCCATCCTTTATGCGGAAAGCGCAGAAGCGAAAGTTCGGGCGTCGCGCTATGAAGAAGCGCTAGCTTGCCTCGGCGACTACGAAAAATGCCAAGGCATTGAAGACGTGCATGGCTCTTGGCACCTCCATGCTGCCAACCTGGCAATCGCATGCCGTCACAGTGAACTCGCCACCCGTCTCTTTGCAAAGGCCAAGATTCCCGATCTATGCAATCTTGAGCACCGCTCTGAGGAAGTAGCCGACGCGGTCCGCTACCTCATTCGGTATTGTGTCGTCGCAGCTCAACTTGGCGCGAGTCCGCCCCAGCCAGCTCTGCCAAAAGAGCACCTCTTCAAGGCAATCCAAAACCATGCGGTGCGGTTGGGCACCCGGATTGGCAAACTGCGGCAAGACGCCGCTGATGCAACGACGGGTGTATCAGCGCAGATCAAATCGTCTCTGGAGTTTATTGCGGGGGCGGTTGCTGACCGGCGTGATGATGTTCTCTTGGACTACCATGTTCGCAAAGCGGACCAACCGCTCTTTGACGCGATCTGTGAGATCGTACGGCTTAGCCCGGACGCTGCGCCTGACTTCGCCAGCAATTTCGAGGCGTGCCTTAAACTGTCGGTTTGTACATTCAGGGGATCATTGCCGATTGTCCGCAAATTCACTGAAACCATGTTCAATTTTGATGGGGATGCTGCAGCGGCAGTAGCGCGGCTTGAAAGGTCACGTCGAGAAGTCGACGGAGCCCGCTCGCCGCAGGAAGCAATCGACGGACTCGCCGAACTTGCGATCGTGTTCGGGAAAATCGGTCTCCAAGAGCGAGCGCGTGAATTGCTACATGAAATGCGAAAGATGTCCTTGGGCAGTTATGCGGCGGCCAAGAAGGACGGGCAGTACCTTCTTTGGGCGGATTTGCTTGAATTGGCCAATCGCATGGATCCGGCGCAAGCAGCGGAACGGTCATTCATGATGTTGCGCCTAGTGGCGGGCGTGGACGACAGCGACGCGCACGACCAAGCGTGGCGCATTTCCAAGACTGTTTTGGTGGAAGCGATTGCCAGTGGGCAGGAAGAAGCGTGGGATGCCTTCGAATGGGCGAAGGCAACGGGTGTTTGGCGCTGGGATGCGCTCGTGGATGCGGTCGCTAGGGGGATAATGCGGAGGAGACCAGACCTATCGATTCCAATCGCGATTACCTGGACCGCCCTTTGCCTTCCCTATTATGATGAGGTTTACAACAGCGTAACACGGACTGGCGAATATCTGCGGGAGCTGGTTTCTGCGACGCCCGAGGCGCAGCTCCCCGAAGTCGAACGCATTATTGTTGCTGGCATTGAACGCGATGCCAGATCCGAACTTCGGCCAAGGCTCCTTCGAGCATTCCGCGACGCGCTGGCTGATTGCGGTCCTATTTCGCCGCTCGTTTCAGCGGCAGTCGATAGATGGAACGCTGAGCCTGCATTTGACACTGAATATTCGTCGGATGAGAAAGTTTTGCCTGACTACTTCCAGCTGCAATCCTTTGAAGATGTGGAACAAGCCGTGGCGCTCGAACGACAGCGTCGAGAGGCACAAACGAGCGTTTACTACGGCAATTTCGTAAATGGCACGCTGGGGAAACGCATAGGGCGCATTATCCAGGAGCGACCTTGGCCCGAGGTTCATGCATTTGCTTTGCGTAACCCAGAGCTTGTACGTGACCGGCCGATTAAGGAGGCGTTGGCAAGGGCAGCAATCGCGGCTGGAGAAGTCGACTACGCCGAGACTTCGTTACTACCTGAGAGGCCAGAAAGGGATGGTTGGGGTGGTTGGGCCAGTCGAGACACGCTAGAATATCATAAGGCGCGGCACGTCTTGGGTTTTGCTGATGCTCACAAACGCGCGCAAGATGATTTTGTTCGCGACCTCTCTGAAGGGGGCTATGGCACCGGCTCGGCGTTATACAGCATCGATGAGATATACCCGATGCTGTACAAGGACATTGATTGGCCAGCATTGTGGGACCGCCTCGCGGAGCAGGTCGATGGCTATCGCGATTATCAGAAGGTTGAGCCCATCCCGCGCAATGACGACGTGGCGCATGACGACATTGACCTACTAACTCGCCTCTTTCTGGAGGCAGTAACGTTCGGCGTGTCGGATCCGTGCGAGCAAGCGACCAATGGGCTTCTCGAACTAGTCAGGGCTGGCGCACCTGAACTTTTCTGCAGGACATGCAGCCGTTTGCTTGAAGGTGAAGGTCATGCAGTGCAACTCGGCGCCCGCCTCCTGATTGAAGCCCATGACAATCAAGCGGTCGCGACGAAGTTTCGTCATGAATTAGGCAAGCTCACTGCGCACGAGGATACCTGCGTCGCGGCAATCGGTGAGATATTGGCCGACTTTTGGGGCGTCGACGCACACATGGAAGCTGCTGATCTCCCGCCTCTTTATTCTCTCGAACTTCCACCTCTGGATGAGACTTCAGGTCGATCCCTACGCGACGAAGCATCGCTGGGTCCTGTTATCGACGATCCTGCAGCGTGGACCGAAGGATTCAACCAGTGGTTGGAGGCACTCTCCCGGTATTCCGAAGTGCCTGTCAGCACTCTCCGGCGTCGCGTCGCGCAGCTAATCAACCAATGGGGGGGAGTTGAAAAATATGGAGCGAAGGCGACGAAGCAGCTTGAAAATAGCCTTTCTCCTCTTGGCTTGCTGCTTCCCTTTGTGCGCCCACATATAGGCATCTGCTTGCGAGCATTTCATGTGGTTGTCGGTGAACTCTGGCGTGCATCACGGCTCTCCGAAAGGGACGTGGACGTTCTTCTTCATCGGTTGACGGGGGCCCCGGTGCTTCCACCCCATGTCCCCCAATTGTCTCGTCCCGTCGACATCGACTGGCCAACCTTTCCGGAAGATACGTGGAGTACGGATGGAATAGAATGGATCGAGGCCGAGGATATAAGGCGGCATTGCGTCTCGCCCGCGGTTGTGGGCGAATGGGCGCGCCTAGTAATGTATAAGTCAAATTCGCTCTACACTGAGGAAATGCTGGTCGCGCGCGGGATCGAGGACGGCGCGTTCGAGGACCTAGACCGGGCAATCGGGAAGCTGCCAATTGCCTTTTGGGCTGCCGGGAGAATGATGGTCGACTCAGAGCGCGCAGCAGAAATGGTTGGCATCGTGAATTTGCGGACTTCGCTCGTAGGCAACCGGCCCGAGGTGCTTATTTTCGATCCCTTGCTGGCCCAGATGCTAGGCTGGCACCTGTCGGCGGATAACCCGTTCACTTTCGTTGATTCACAGGGAAAAGCAATGGCCACGACGCGCTTTTGGCGTGATGGGTGGCAACAAGAAATGAAGCATGCACGTGCCTTTCGCTGGGCTGAGGGCCAACGGGTTGAGCTTACAGAAGCCGGACAGGCGGAAGTCGAACGGCAAGGCTGTTTGCCTCCGTCAGTCACTGCGAGGTGGCGCACACACAAGCCGCACTCGTCAAAAACTGAACTTGCATCGCAATGGAGAAGTGACGGCGAAGTTCTGTGA
- the rodA gene encoding rod shape-determining protein RodA → MSSVIPAPVARQPWGMLLPLFVLVGFGAMVLYSAAGGHWQPFAVSHLVRFGIFLAMACVMTLFSRDLVRLLAYPGYAVVLVMLVAVEAMGFVGGGSQRWLDLGVIQLQPSELMKPAVVLVLARFYSGLPPAMTTSWRALVPAGVLIAMPMGLVLLQPDLGTALAIAFGGAVLMFLAGLPMRWFATGALAALIVAPIAYFFGLHDYQRRRVTTFLDPESDPLGAGYHITQSKIAIGSGGLTGKGFNEGSQSHLNYLPEPHTDFVFATMAEEWGLIGGIVVILIFGLIMRWGLQVAHKSRDRFAKLLAAGMVATIFFYVAINLMMVMGLAPVVGIPLPFMSHGGSSMLTNMICIGSLMMVNRWNRQAPQSRFS, encoded by the coding sequence ATGAGTTCGGTCATTCCAGCACCCGTCGCGCGCCAGCCCTGGGGCATGTTGCTGCCCCTGTTCGTGCTGGTCGGTTTCGGAGCGATGGTCCTGTACTCCGCAGCAGGCGGGCACTGGCAGCCATTTGCCGTCTCGCACCTGGTGCGCTTCGGCATTTTCCTGGCGATGGCGTGCGTGATGACGCTGTTCAGCCGCGATCTCGTCCGTCTGCTGGCCTATCCGGGATATGCCGTGGTCCTGGTAATGCTGGTCGCAGTGGAGGCCATGGGCTTTGTCGGCGGCGGAAGCCAGCGCTGGCTCGATCTGGGCGTTATCCAACTGCAACCATCGGAACTGATGAAGCCGGCCGTCGTGCTCGTTCTGGCACGCTTCTACAGCGGCCTGCCTCCGGCTATGACCACTTCGTGGCGAGCGCTCGTCCCGGCCGGAGTCCTGATCGCCATGCCGATGGGCCTCGTGCTGCTGCAGCCCGATCTCGGCACGGCGCTCGCGATCGCATTCGGCGGAGCGGTCCTGATGTTTCTCGCCGGGCTGCCGATGCGCTGGTTCGCTACCGGCGCGCTGGCGGCGCTGATCGTCGCCCCGATCGCCTACTTCTTCGGCCTGCACGATTACCAGCGACGACGGGTGACCACGTTTCTCGACCCCGAAAGCGATCCGCTGGGGGCCGGCTATCACATCACCCAGTCGAAAATCGCGATCGGATCGGGCGGATTGACGGGCAAGGGCTTCAACGAAGGATCGCAGAGCCATCTCAATTATCTGCCGGAGCCGCATACCGATTTCGTATTCGCCACCATGGCCGAGGAATGGGGGCTGATCGGCGGGATCGTGGTGATCCTCATCTTCGGGCTGATCATGCGCTGGGGATTGCAGGTGGCGCACAAGTCGCGCGACCGGTTCGCCAAGCTGCTGGCGGCAGGGATGGTGGCGACGATCTTCTTCTACGTCGCCATCAACCTGATGATGGTGATGGGCCTCGCGCCGGTCGTCGGCATCCCCCTGCCTTTCATGAGCCATGGGGGATCGTCGATGTTGACCAACATGATCTGCATCGGTTCGCTGATGATGGTCAATCGCTGGAATCGCCAGGCGCCGCAAAGCCGTTTCAGCTAG
- the mrdA gene encoding penicillin-binding protein 2 has protein sequence MFGRKSRYRKAASSQITSATLENVYDRRSFAIAAFGAGIGTLLAVRMGYIAIAENEKYRTEAESNRVNLSLIPPRRGWILDRNGAPLASNRADFRVDVIPERMTDTDREIAVLGEVLALDRTQLRDLRERMDQTRGFRPVEVGTGLSYEQFAALSVRLPELPGVVPQRGFSRFYPTGPSVGHLIGYVGPASAEEYEADRNPLLITPGYKIGKDGLEKQFEQRLRGIPGARRVEVTASGRIVRDLETREDVQGKSVKLTIDGPLQDYAARRIGLESGSVVVMDCRTGDLLCMASMPSFDPNSFSDGIGSIEYAMLREDERVPLRNKVLKGLYPPGSTVKPMVSLAFLREGLDPEESVFCGGGLRVGNRVFRCWKRGGHGRVDMAKGIYQSCDVYYYHFAQRIGMDPIAAMARRCGMGQEFDLPVLSQFYGTVPDPAWKLRKHGREWQAFDTVNATIGQGYMLANPLQLAVMASRIATGYHVQPRLLFGGTEPPFASADFPPEHVALVRQAMSDVVNGPGTAGRARLPIPDVLMAGKTGTAQVVSLAKSDGRSGPWKYRDHGLFIFFAPYDNPRYAGAVVIEHGGGSGAAYPIARDVTTFLFDPEKGMEALHALEQQWGGTAQERLNAKYAAYAAQAGEAVIPVPRREEEIFDRVDAEARAAAMVPVNEATDAAINRSQVDE, from the coding sequence ATGTTCGGCAGGAAGTCGCGCTATCGCAAGGCCGCCTCGTCACAGATCACGTCAGCCACGCTGGAAAACGTCTACGACCGGCGCAGCTTCGCGATCGCGGCTTTCGGCGCCGGGATCGGCACGCTTCTGGCGGTGCGCATGGGCTATATCGCCATCGCCGAGAACGAGAAATACCGCACCGAGGCGGAAAGCAATCGCGTCAACCTGTCGCTGATCCCTCCGCGGCGGGGCTGGATCCTCGATCGCAACGGCGCTCCGCTGGCGTCCAACCGCGCCGATTTCCGGGTCGACGTCATCCCGGAGCGAATGACCGACACCGATCGCGAGATTGCGGTGCTGGGAGAGGTGCTTGCGCTCGACCGAACGCAATTGCGCGACTTGCGCGAACGAATGGACCAGACCCGGGGATTTCGCCCGGTCGAAGTCGGCACCGGCCTCAGCTACGAACAGTTCGCGGCACTCAGCGTGCGTCTTCCGGAGTTGCCTGGGGTGGTCCCCCAGCGCGGCTTTTCCCGCTTCTATCCCACCGGGCCCTCGGTCGGGCACCTGATCGGATATGTCGGCCCGGCTTCCGCCGAAGAATACGAGGCTGACCGCAACCCGCTGCTGATCACTCCGGGCTACAAGATCGGCAAGGACGGCCTGGAAAAACAGTTCGAGCAGCGGCTCCGTGGTATCCCCGGCGCTCGCCGGGTGGAAGTCACCGCATCGGGCCGAATCGTGCGCGACCTGGAAACGCGCGAAGACGTGCAGGGCAAATCGGTCAAGCTGACAATCGACGGTCCGCTGCAGGACTATGCCGCCCGCCGCATCGGGCTCGAATCCGGTTCCGTCGTGGTGATGGACTGCCGGACCGGCGACCTGCTGTGCATGGCCTCGATGCCGAGCTTCGATCCCAACAGCTTTTCCGACGGGATCGGCAGTATCGAATATGCCATGTTGCGCGAAGACGAACGCGTGCCTTTGCGAAACAAGGTTCTGAAGGGCCTTTATCCCCCGGGTTCCACGGTCAAACCGATGGTTTCGCTGGCGTTTCTCCGCGAAGGCCTCGATCCGGAGGAAAGCGTCTTTTGCGGCGGGGGTCTTCGCGTCGGAAACCGGGTGTTTCGCTGCTGGAAACGCGGCGGGCATGGCCGGGTCGATATGGCCAAAGGCATCTACCAGAGCTGCGATGTGTATTACTATCACTTCGCCCAGCGGATCGGGATGGACCCGATCGCGGCGATGGCACGCCGTTGCGGCATGGGCCAAGAGTTCGACCTGCCGGTGCTCAGCCAGTTTTACGGCACCGTCCCCGATCCGGCGTGGAAACTGCGCAAGCACGGCCGGGAATGGCAGGCCTTCGACACGGTCAATGCGACCATCGGCCAGGGCTATATGCTGGCCAATCCTCTGCAGCTGGCGGTCATGGCCTCGCGCATCGCTACCGGATATCATGTCCAGCCCAGGCTCCTGTTCGGAGGCACCGAGCCCCCGTTCGCCTCCGCCGATTTCCCGCCCGAGCATGTCGCGCTGGTCCGCCAGGCGATGAGCGACGTGGTGAACGGCCCCGGCACGGCCGGGCGTGCACGCCTGCCGATCCCCGATGTCCTTATGGCCGGCAAGACCGGCACCGCACAGGTCGTCTCGCTCGCCAAGTCGGACGGCCGCTCCGGTCCGTGGAAATATCGCGACCATGGGCTCTTCATCTTCTTCGCGCCGTACGACAACCCTCGCTATGCCGGGGCCGTGGTGATCGAACATGGCGGCGGATCGGGGGCCGCCTATCCGATCGCGCGGGACGTCACGACCTTTCTGTTCGACCCCGAAAAAGGGATGGAGGCGCTTCATGCGCTGGAACAGCAATGGGGCGGAACGGCGCAGGAGCGGCTGAACGCGAAGTACGCCGCTTATGCCGCGCAGGCGGGCGAGGCCGTCATCCCCGTGCCCCGCCGGGAAGAGGAGATCTTCGACCGCGTTGATGCCGAAGCGCGGGCCGCCGCTATGGTTCCCGTCAACGAAGCGACCGATGCCGCGATCAACCGTTCGCAGGTGGACGAATGA
- the mreD gene encoding rod shape-determining protein MreD: MERADPRSRRDAYGSRINRAHSPTLAYAVPWATIVLASLLPVFPIASAAPLVPPIGLMVLVSWRLVRPGLLPVWAGVPFGAIDDLFSGQPFGSGVLLWSLAMIAIEAIEIRFPWRSFLQDWLIAGVITTGYIVAAALLSGASPGTPLLGALMPQILLSLLVYPIIARMVSALDRFRLLRIRILA, encoded by the coding sequence ATGGAGCGCGCCGACCCCCGATCGCGCCGCGACGCCTACGGTTCGCGGATCAACCGGGCCCATTCGCCAACGCTGGCATATGCGGTTCCCTGGGCGACCATCGTTCTGGCCAGCCTTCTGCCCGTGTTCCCCATTGCTTCCGCCGCACCGCTGGTTCCGCCGATCGGGCTGATGGTGCTGGTATCGTGGCGCCTGGTACGGCCCGGCCTCCTCCCGGTATGGGCCGGCGTTCCGTTCGGCGCTATCGACGATCTCTTCAGCGGCCAGCCTTTCGGCAGCGGCGTTCTGTTGTGGTCGCTGGCAATGATCGCGATAGAAGCGATCGAAATCCGGTTCCCCTGGCGCAGCTTTCTTCAGGACTGGCTGATCGCCGGCGTGATCACGACCGGCTACATCGTCGCGGCCGCGCTGCTGTCGGGCGCAAGCCCGGGCACGCCGCTGCTGGGTGCGTTGATGCCGCAGATCTTGCTGTCGCTGCTCGTCTATCCCATTATCGCCCGTATGGTTTCCGCCCTCGACCGGTTCAGGCTCCTGCGCATTCGGATACTCGCCTGA
- the mreC gene encoding rod shape-determining protein MreC produces MAPTSSRRSSYSRRAQYGVFTGYVIAGIGALVGAVLLALSLWRPASFSGPRSVAADAIAPAAATSAEVRAESQNLIESIRGYLRAGSQNAELKKEVELARIRLAEAEAIALENERLKALLGLQEGEVRPVAVARLIGSTSASARRFAYLGAGSADGVTAGMPVRSPRGVVGRVLEVGRHSSRVLLLTDSQSVLPVRLADGNVVAFAEGRGDSMLRIRLINLGINPLKPGDVFVTSGAGGYYRPGTAVAIVAEKTEDGALARIISDPAATDYVAVEDIWQEDAILAAETPVEQRVGD; encoded by the coding sequence ATGGCGCCGACTTCGTCACGGCGCTCGAGCTATTCGCGCAGGGCGCAATACGGGGTTTTTACCGGCTATGTGATCGCCGGGATAGGTGCGCTTGTCGGCGCAGTTCTGCTCGCCCTCTCGCTCTGGCGCCCGGCCAGCTTCAGCGGCCCGCGTTCCGTCGCCGCCGACGCGATTGCACCGGCGGCTGCGACAAGCGCCGAAGTTCGGGCCGAAAGCCAGAATCTGATCGAATCGATACGCGGCTATCTGCGCGCGGGAAGCCAGAACGCCGAGCTGAAGAAGGAAGTCGAACTCGCCCGTATTCGCCTGGCAGAAGCGGAGGCGATCGCGCTCGAGAACGAACGGCTCAAAGCCCTGCTGGGATTGCAGGAGGGCGAAGTTCGCCCGGTGGCGGTCGCGCGCCTGATCGGATCGACCTCCGCCAGCGCCCGGCGCTTCGCCTATCTCGGCGCCGGCAGCGCCGACGGCGTGACCGCCGGAATGCCGGTGCGCAGTCCGCGCGGCGTGGTCGGTCGCGTGCTCGAGGTCGGGCGGCACAGCTCGCGGGTCCTGCTTCTCACCGATAGCCAGAGCGTCCTGCCGGTCCGCCTTGCCGACGGCAATGTCGTCGCCTTCGCCGAAGGGCGCGGCGACAGCATGCTTCGCATCCGGCTGATCAATCTCGGCATCAATCCGCTGAAGCCCGGCGACGTCTTCGTCACCAGCGGCGCAGGCGGCTATTACCGGCCCGGCACGGCGGTCGCCATCGTCGCCGAGAAGACCGAGGACGGCGCCCTGGCGCGGATCATCAGCGACCCCGCGGCCACCGATTACGTCGCAGTCGAGGACATCTGGCAGGAAGACGCCATTCTGGCGGCGGAAACGCCGGTCGAGCAGCGGGTGGGCGACTGA